One Clavelina lepadiformis chromosome 1, kaClaLepa1.1, whole genome shotgun sequence genomic region harbors:
- the LOC143445649 gene encoding YTH domain-containing family protein 2-like, producing the protein MSNARVHQHSKDQNDKAQFPNGYEQKNCEELGKDMDANYLPQGNLGQAYGIAPTTDSYMPSYYGQMAFPYVGGTEWSTGSDSMPYLTGYGGETQQPGFIPDAIFNHPTALGTSPAYFNQPYNYFPANSDFSAWATSTTAHAAGVPENVAVTGFSQPSAYNGDYYSVIPATPRDYLSGGEVLSSAHSAVLGQNVEEVATGLNSSMPNNNTISKISDNSSGLKMVEQGLQNIRLGISPIGPDALKPQNCSQMVGNAGTAQNSLSVGTVAGSAVGNSNNNISGSHLSGSNAPKPVSWAAIASKPAKPQPKPKVKPLVGAGLPPPIKHNMDIGTWDGSQPQHGRGPVKGQMLGQQDLQRWSSPRQCGPTENNGNLREREAGGLSGLATENNCGVDNVMGIGDNKSEDIGNAVLDKLRSENEYNPKRLTLDVRNARFFVIKSYSEDDIHRSIKYNIWCSTEHGNKRLDAAFRAQQGRGPVLLLYSVNGSGHFCGVAEMLTPIDYTKRAGVWAQDKWKGKFQVKWIYAKDVPNSLLRHIRLENNENKPVTNSRDTQEVPAEKGRLVLKIISNYKHQTSIFDDFSHYERRQVEEEGQRAKRNERSRDNLRKNEKHAYTQHKEDS; encoded by the exons GCATATGGCATTGCTCCTACCACAGACTCCTATATGCCCAGCTATTATGGTCAAATGGCATTTCCGTATGTAGGGGGAACGGAATGGTCCACTGGAAGCGATAGTATGCCATACCTAACAGGATATGGAGGTGAAACACAACAGCCAGGCTTTATACCAGATGCTATATTTAATCATCCTACTGCATTGGGTACTTCACCA gCTTATTTTAATCAGCCGTACAATTACTTCCCTGCTAACAGCGATTTTAGCGCTTGGGCAACTTCCACTACAGCACATGCGGCTGGTGTTCCAGAAAATGTTGCTGTAACAGGTTTCAGTCAGCCAAGTGCTTACAATGGTGATTATTATTCAGTGATTCCTGCAACTCCTCGTGATTATTTAAGCGGCGGTGAAGTTTTGTCGTCTGCTCACAGTGCTGTATTAGGACAAAATGTAGAAGAAGTTGCTACTGGGCTAAACTCTTCAATGCCAAATAACAACACCATCAGCAAGATTTCAGACAATTCAAGTGGTTTAAAGATGGTTGAGCAGGGATTGCAAAATATTAGACTTGGTATTTCACCCATTGGACCTGACGCATTGAAACCTCAAAATTGTTCTCAAATGGTAGGAAATGCTGGAACTGCCCAAAATTCTTTGTCAGTGGGAACAGTAGCTGGTAGTGCTGTAGGCAATAGTAACAATAATATTAGTGGCAGTCATTTGTCCGGATCCAATGCACCAAAACCTGTTTCATGGGCTGCAATTGCATCGAAGCCAGCAAAACCTCAACCCAAACCTAAAGTTAAGCCATTAGTGGGTGCAGGACTACCTCCACCTATTAAACATAACATGGATATTGGAACATGGGATGGTTCTCAGCCACAGCATGGTCGTGGACCTGTTAAAGGACAAATGCTGGGACAACAGGATTTGCAAAGATGGTCATCTCCAAGACAGTGTGGTCCAACTGAAAATAACGG GAATCTTAGAGAAAGAGAAGCTGGTGGGTTATCTGGACTTGCAACTGAAAACAATTGTGGAGTAGACAATGTCATGGGAATAGGTGATAACAAATCTGAGGATATTGGTAATGCTGTTTTAGACAAACTGAGATCCGAAAATGAATATAATCCAAAACGTCTGACGTTAGATGTTCGAAATGCAAGATTTTTTGTTATCAAGTCGTACTCAGAGGATGACATACATCGGTCcataaagtataacatttgGTGTTCAACAGAGCATGGTAACAAGCGCCTTGATGCAGCATTTCGTGCTCAACAAGGTCGAGGACCAGTACTTTTGTTGTACTCGGTAAATGGCTCTGGTCACTTCTGTGGTGTGGCAGAAATGTTAACTCCAATAGATTATACCAAACGTGCTGGGGTATGGGCTCAAGATAAATGGAAAGGAAAATTTCAAGTGAAATGGATATATGCCAAAGACGTTCCTAATAGTTTGCTTCGTCATATTCGActtgaaaacaatgaaaataagcCTGTAACGAATTCAAGAGACACACAAGAAGTTCCAGCTGAAAAGGGCAGACTGGTGCTGAAAATAATAAGCAACTATAAGCATCAAACAAGtatttttgatgatttttctcACTATGAAAGGCGACAGGTTGAAGAAGAAGGTCAACGAGCTAAACGAAATGAg AGATCTCGTGACAATCTGCGAAAGAACGAAAAGCATGCTTACACTCAGCATAAGGAGGACTcctaa